The following proteins are co-located in the Fervidobacterium thailandense genome:
- a CDS encoding glycosyl transferase family 1 produces the protein MKRILVIGYMHPKEDKRVYRSVKSLSKHAKVLYQYLSETEEDVYEEGNITYIPIKWLEPKNVHPLVKLAKRRSLDKKVLEIVVNTEYDILYMHHFLPSRPLLPFRIAKERGKRVIYDVHEYHPQNFLADLPQPVARIKEEVVKKIFLSQLKLSDALIFVTPDVPEDLNIRKLNKPYIVVPNFAEDFVPTNIDIQQKKNNKLIIYVGKVTRRLDEEKALIKKLTFEGFSLRIIGMDDSYFADLPHTYSGFLPYDEMMREISLATFSLVSFTTTGKKNYKNDLYSLPHKFYDSLAAGTPVIVKESFVSMRRIVEQLGVGITIDPTDVEKSLRKLLSAYQRYHEIVQNILKYRYEFVWDEKKEEEFAKFVIF, from the coding sequence TTGAAAAGGATTCTTGTCATTGGATACATGCATCCAAAAGAAGATAAACGTGTGTACAGAAGTGTAAAATCACTCTCTAAGCATGCCAAGGTACTGTATCAGTATCTTTCCGAAACGGAAGAGGATGTGTACGAAGAAGGGAACATCACATACATACCGATAAAGTGGTTGGAACCTAAGAATGTACATCCACTTGTTAAACTTGCAAAAAGACGAAGCCTGGATAAAAAGGTCCTCGAGATTGTTGTAAACACCGAATACGACATACTCTACATGCATCACTTCTTGCCAAGCAGACCGCTCCTGCCTTTCCGGATTGCGAAGGAACGAGGCAAGAGGGTGATTTACGATGTACACGAATACCACCCACAAAACTTTCTCGCCGACTTACCACAGCCGGTTGCAAGAATCAAGGAGGAGGTTGTCAAAAAAATCTTCCTTTCACAGTTAAAGCTCTCCGACGCACTTATATTTGTGACCCCAGACGTGCCTGAAGACTTGAACATCCGGAAACTGAACAAACCGTACATCGTTGTTCCAAACTTTGCGGAAGATTTTGTGCCCACCAACATTGATATCCAGCAAAAAAAGAACAACAAGCTCATCATTTACGTTGGTAAAGTAACGCGAAGGTTGGATGAGGAAAAGGCGTTAATCAAAAAGCTGACATTCGAAGGATTTTCGTTAAGAATCATCGGTATGGACGATTCCTACTTTGCAGACCTCCCGCATACGTACTCGGGTTTCTTACCTTACGACGAGATGATGAGAGAAATCAGCCTCGCAACCTTTTCGCTCGTATCGTTCACCACTACCGGAAAGAAAAATTACAAGAACGACCTGTACTCACTGCCGCACAAGTTTTACGATTCCTTGGCGGCGGGTACACCGGTGATCGTTAAGGAATCCTTTGTTTCGATGAGGAGGATAGTCGAACAACTTGGAGTTGGAATAACGATAGATCCAACGGACGTCGAAAAGAGCCTGAGAAAATTATTGAGTGCTTACCAAAGATACCACGAAATTGTTCAAAATATACTGAAGTATAGATATGAGTTCGTCTGGGACGAGAAAAAGGAAGAGGAATTTGCAAAATTCGTGATATTTTGA
- a CDS encoding cold shock domain-containing protein, with protein sequence MKGTVKWFDSKKGYGFITKEDGEDIFVHYSAIQMEGFKTLKEGDKVEFDIQNGQKGPQAANVRVIK encoded by the coding sequence ATGAAAGGTACAGTTAAGTGGTTCGATTCCAAGAAAGGCTACGGTTTCATCACCAAGGAGGACGGAGAGGACATCTTCGTTCACTACAGTGCCATCCAGATGGAAGGCTTCAAAACACTGAAGGAAGGCGACAAGGTCGAGTTTGACATTCAGAATGGCCAGAAAGGTCCACAGGCTGCTAACGTCAGAGTGATTAAGTAA
- a CDS encoding FmdB family zinc ribbon protein, with protein sequence MPMYRYVCQSCGNEEVHLHGVNESPSFKCVRCGSDMVRTIGRVGIVFKGSGFYITDSRKESKTESKNE encoded by the coding sequence ATGCCGATGTACAGGTACGTGTGCCAGAGCTGCGGAAACGAAGAAGTTCATCTCCATGGTGTAAACGAGTCTCCAAGCTTCAAGTGCGTAAGATGTGGCAGCGACATGGTTAGAACGATAGGTCGCGTGGGGATCGTTTTCAAAGGAAGTGGTTTCTACATTACAGACAGCAGAAAAGAGTCCAAAACCGAGAGCAAGAACGAGTAG